In Cicer arietinum cultivar CDC Frontier isolate Library 1 chromosome 7, Cicar.CDCFrontier_v2.0, whole genome shotgun sequence, a single window of DNA contains:
- the LOC101512126 gene encoding putative DNA glycosylase At3g47830, protein MEKKRKRKQEAKRNEERNAKSVKASQIQTENENLKEPFPSHSGPTPQECLDIRDTLLALHGLPPELAKYRKSQQQTDDTINPDPPETVLDGLVRTILSQNTTESNSNKAFASLKSSFPTWEHVHGAESKELENAIRCGGLAPTKASCIKNLLRCLLEKRGKFCLEYLRDLSVAQIKAELSLFKGIGPKTVACVLMFNLQQDDFPVDTHIFEIAKTIGWVPAVADRNKTYLHLNQRIPNELKFDLNCLLYTHGKFCSKCSSKRGNKQQKKFNDNSCPLLNYYKEPV, encoded by the exons ATGGAAAAGAAGCGGAAAAGGAAGCAAGAGGCAAAGCGCAACGAAGAGCGAAATGCAAAGTCAGTTAAGGCGAGTCAAATCCAAACCGAAAACGAAAATCTAAAGGAACCATTCCCTTCTCACAGTGGACCCACCCCACAAGAATGCCTCGACATACGAGACACTCTCTTAGCCCTACACGGCTTACCTCCAGAACTCGCCAAGTATcgcaaatcacaacaacaaaccGACGACACCATCAATCCAGACCCACCGGAAACCGTTCTAGACGGTTTAGTTCGAACCATACTCTCCCAAAACACTACGGAATCCAATTCCAATAAGGCTTTCGCTTCTCTCAAATCTTCATTTCCCACTTGGGAACAT GTGCACGGTGCTGAGAGTAAGGAGTTGGAGAATGCTATTAGATGTGGAGGTTTAGCTCCGACTAAAGCTTCGTGTATTAAGAATTTGTTGCGTTGTTTGTTAGAGAAAAGGGGTAAATTTTGCTTGGAGTATTTGCGTGATTTGTCTGTTGCTCAAATTAAGGCTGAACTCTCTCTTTTCAAAGGAATTGGTCCCAAAACA GTGGCTTGTGTGTTGATGTTCAACCTTCAGCAAGATGATTTTCCTGTGGACACTCAC ATATTTGAGATTGCAAAAACCATTGGTTGGGTACCGGCTGTTGCCGACAGAAACAAGACATACCTTCATCTAAACCAAAGGATTCCAAATGAACTTAAGTTTGACCTGAATTGCCTTCTGTATACTCACGGGAAGTTCTGCAGTAAATGCTCCAGTAAAAGGGGCAACAAGCAACAGAAGAAATTCAACGATAACTCTTGTCCTTTGTTAAACTATTATAAAGAGCCggtttga
- the LOC101510850 gene encoding uncharacterized protein isoform X1, producing the protein MVVLFNFQFSRWTFYKHLTPRKSITLCQYKSTSNFSHFVTVTFRQKIQINLYVDTLLQWNKRMNLTAVKEVNEVMERHVEDSLAILPPLSDSHRSHCSTSIDKLKLVDIGTRAGLPGVILAIARPDWDINLLESMNKLCVFVVGVIGSSNIQMLRGRAQSLGENLCFREKFDIPVARAVAETRILAEYCLMLVRVGGLFIAAKGHDPEDEVMKAESALKKMGASLLQVCSGFLNCSSPVIDGKTK; encoded by the exons ATGGTAGTACTTTTCAACTTTCAGTTTTCTCGGTGGACTTTCTACAAACACCTTACGCCACGAAAATCAATAACGCTTTGTCAATATAAATCCACATCCAATTTCTCCCATTTCGTAACCGTAACCTTCCGCCAGAAAATCCAAATTAATCTCTACGTCGACACACTTCTTCAATGGAACAAG CGTATGAACCTAACTGCAGTTAAAGAAGTGAACGAAGTCATGGAAAGACACGTGGAAGACTCCCTTGCGATTTTGCCTCCGTTAAGCGATTCGCATCGCAGTCACTGCAGCACTTCCATAGACAAGCTCAAACTCGTCGACATCGGAACCCGTGCAGGTCTTCCAGGAGTAATTTTAGCCATTGCTCGACCAG ATTGGGATATAAACTTGTTAGAGTCTATGAATAAGCTATGCGTTTTCGTTGTTGGTGTTATTGGTTCCTCCAATATTCAAATGCTAAGAGGAAGAGCACAG AGTTTGGGGGAGAATCTTTGCTTCAGAGAGAAGTTTGACATTCCAGTAGCCAGGGCAGTTGCGGAGACCAGAATATTAG CTGAGTATTGTCTTATGTTGGTTCGTGTCGGTGGATTGTTTATTGCTGCCAAAGGTCATGATCCTGAG GACGAAGTTATGAAAGCTGAAAGCGCACTCAAGAAAATGGGTGCATCATTGTTGCAAGTATGCTCAG GTTTCCTCAATTGTAGTTCCCCAGTTATAGATGGCAAGACAAAGTAG
- the LOC101510850 gene encoding uncharacterized protein isoform X5: protein MVVLFNFQFSRWTFYKHLTPRKSITLCQYKSTSNFSHFVTVTFRQKIQINLYVDTLLQWNKRMNLTAVKEVNEVMERHVEDSLAILPPLSDSHRSHCSTSIDKLKLVDIGTRAGLPGVILAIARPGQSLGENLCFREKFDIPVARAVAETRILAEYCLMLVRVGGLFIAAKGHDPEDEVMKAESALKKMGASLLQVCSGCV, encoded by the exons ATGGTAGTACTTTTCAACTTTCAGTTTTCTCGGTGGACTTTCTACAAACACCTTACGCCACGAAAATCAATAACGCTTTGTCAATATAAATCCACATCCAATTTCTCCCATTTCGTAACCGTAACCTTCCGCCAGAAAATCCAAATTAATCTCTACGTCGACACACTTCTTCAATGGAACAAG CGTATGAACCTAACTGCAGTTAAAGAAGTGAACGAAGTCATGGAAAGACACGTGGAAGACTCCCTTGCGATTTTGCCTCCGTTAAGCGATTCGCATCGCAGTCACTGCAGCACTTCCATAGACAAGCTCAAACTCGTCGACATCGGAACCCGTGCAGGTCTTCCAGGAGTAATTTTAGCCATTGCTCGACCAG GACAGAGTTTGGGGGAGAATCTTTGCTTCAGAGAGAAGTTTGACATTCCAGTAGCCAGGGCAGTTGCGGAGACCAGAATATTAG CTGAGTATTGTCTTATGTTGGTTCGTGTCGGTGGATTGTTTATTGCTGCCAAAGGTCATGATCCTGAG GACGAAGTTATGAAAGCTGAAAGCGCACTCAAGAAAATGGGTGCATCATTGTTGCAAGTATGCTCAG GTTGTGTTTGA
- the LOC101510850 gene encoding uncharacterized protein isoform X3, producing MVVLFNFQFSRWTFYKHLTPRKSITLCQYKSTSNFSHFVTVTFRQKIQINLYVDTLLQWNKRMNLTAVKEVNEVMERHVEDSLAILPPLSDSHRSHCSTSIDKLKLVDIGTRAGLPGVILAIARPDWDINLLESMNKLCVFVVGVIGSSNIQMLRGRAQSLGENLCFREKFDIPVARAVAETRILAEYCLMLVRVGGLFIAAKGHDPEDEVMKAESALKKMGASLLQVCSGCV from the exons ATGGTAGTACTTTTCAACTTTCAGTTTTCTCGGTGGACTTTCTACAAACACCTTACGCCACGAAAATCAATAACGCTTTGTCAATATAAATCCACATCCAATTTCTCCCATTTCGTAACCGTAACCTTCCGCCAGAAAATCCAAATTAATCTCTACGTCGACACACTTCTTCAATGGAACAAG CGTATGAACCTAACTGCAGTTAAAGAAGTGAACGAAGTCATGGAAAGACACGTGGAAGACTCCCTTGCGATTTTGCCTCCGTTAAGCGATTCGCATCGCAGTCACTGCAGCACTTCCATAGACAAGCTCAAACTCGTCGACATCGGAACCCGTGCAGGTCTTCCAGGAGTAATTTTAGCCATTGCTCGACCAG ATTGGGATATAAACTTGTTAGAGTCTATGAATAAGCTATGCGTTTTCGTTGTTGGTGTTATTGGTTCCTCCAATATTCAAATGCTAAGAGGAAGAGCACAG AGTTTGGGGGAGAATCTTTGCTTCAGAGAGAAGTTTGACATTCCAGTAGCCAGGGCAGTTGCGGAGACCAGAATATTAG CTGAGTATTGTCTTATGTTGGTTCGTGTCGGTGGATTGTTTATTGCTGCCAAAGGTCATGATCCTGAG GACGAAGTTATGAAAGCTGAAAGCGCACTCAAGAAAATGGGTGCATCATTGTTGCAAGTATGCTCAG GTTGTGTTTGA
- the LOC101510850 gene encoding uncharacterized protein isoform X2, whose amino-acid sequence MVVLFNFQFSRWTFYKHLTPRKSITLCQYKSTSNFSHFVTVTFRQKIQINLYVDTLLQWNKRMNLTAVKEVNEVMERHVEDSLAILPPLSDSHRSHCSTSIDKLKLVDIGTRAGLPGVILAIARPDWDINLLESMNKLCVFVVGVIGSSNIQMLRGRAQSLGENLCFREKFDIPVARAVAETRILAEYCLMLVRVGGLFIAAKGHDPEDEVMKAESALKKMGASLLQVCSVPQL is encoded by the exons ATGGTAGTACTTTTCAACTTTCAGTTTTCTCGGTGGACTTTCTACAAACACCTTACGCCACGAAAATCAATAACGCTTTGTCAATATAAATCCACATCCAATTTCTCCCATTTCGTAACCGTAACCTTCCGCCAGAAAATCCAAATTAATCTCTACGTCGACACACTTCTTCAATGGAACAAG CGTATGAACCTAACTGCAGTTAAAGAAGTGAACGAAGTCATGGAAAGACACGTGGAAGACTCCCTTGCGATTTTGCCTCCGTTAAGCGATTCGCATCGCAGTCACTGCAGCACTTCCATAGACAAGCTCAAACTCGTCGACATCGGAACCCGTGCAGGTCTTCCAGGAGTAATTTTAGCCATTGCTCGACCAG ATTGGGATATAAACTTGTTAGAGTCTATGAATAAGCTATGCGTTTTCGTTGTTGGTGTTATTGGTTCCTCCAATATTCAAATGCTAAGAGGAAGAGCACAG AGTTTGGGGGAGAATCTTTGCTTCAGAGAGAAGTTTGACATTCCAGTAGCCAGGGCAGTTGCGGAGACCAGAATATTAG CTGAGTATTGTCTTATGTTGGTTCGTGTCGGTGGATTGTTTATTGCTGCCAAAGGTCATGATCCTGAG GACGAAGTTATGAAAGCTGAAAGCGCACTCAAGAAAATGGGTGCATCATTGTTGCAAGTATGCTCAG TTCCCCAGTTATAG
- the LOC101510850 gene encoding uncharacterized protein isoform X4, which yields MVVLFNFQFSRWTFYKHLTPRKSITLCQYKSTSNFSHFVTVTFRQKIQINLYVDTLLQWNKRMNLTAVKEVNEVMERHVEDSLAILPPLSDSHRSHCSTSIDKLKLVDIGTRAGLPGVILAIARPGQSLGENLCFREKFDIPVARAVAETRILAEYCLMLVRVGGLFIAAKGHDPEDEVMKAESALKKMGASLLQVCSGFLNCSSPVIDGKTK from the exons ATGGTAGTACTTTTCAACTTTCAGTTTTCTCGGTGGACTTTCTACAAACACCTTACGCCACGAAAATCAATAACGCTTTGTCAATATAAATCCACATCCAATTTCTCCCATTTCGTAACCGTAACCTTCCGCCAGAAAATCCAAATTAATCTCTACGTCGACACACTTCTTCAATGGAACAAG CGTATGAACCTAACTGCAGTTAAAGAAGTGAACGAAGTCATGGAAAGACACGTGGAAGACTCCCTTGCGATTTTGCCTCCGTTAAGCGATTCGCATCGCAGTCACTGCAGCACTTCCATAGACAAGCTCAAACTCGTCGACATCGGAACCCGTGCAGGTCTTCCAGGAGTAATTTTAGCCATTGCTCGACCAG GACAGAGTTTGGGGGAGAATCTTTGCTTCAGAGAGAAGTTTGACATTCCAGTAGCCAGGGCAGTTGCGGAGACCAGAATATTAG CTGAGTATTGTCTTATGTTGGTTCGTGTCGGTGGATTGTTTATTGCTGCCAAAGGTCATGATCCTGAG GACGAAGTTATGAAAGCTGAAAGCGCACTCAAGAAAATGGGTGCATCATTGTTGCAAGTATGCTCAG GTTTCCTCAATTGTAGTTCCCCAGTTATAGATGGCAAGACAAAGTAG
- the LOC101510850 gene encoding uncharacterized protein isoform X6, with protein sequence MVVLFNFQFSRWTFYKHLTPRKSITLCQYKSTSNFSHFVTVTFRQKIQINLYVDTLLQWNKRMNLTAVKEVNEVMERHVEDSLAILPPLSDSHRSHCSTSIDKLKLVDIGTRAGLPGVILAIARPDWDINLLESMNKLCVFVVGVIGSSNIQMLRGRAQSLGENLCFREKFDIPVARAVAETRILGRSYES encoded by the exons ATGGTAGTACTTTTCAACTTTCAGTTTTCTCGGTGGACTTTCTACAAACACCTTACGCCACGAAAATCAATAACGCTTTGTCAATATAAATCCACATCCAATTTCTCCCATTTCGTAACCGTAACCTTCCGCCAGAAAATCCAAATTAATCTCTACGTCGACACACTTCTTCAATGGAACAAG CGTATGAACCTAACTGCAGTTAAAGAAGTGAACGAAGTCATGGAAAGACACGTGGAAGACTCCCTTGCGATTTTGCCTCCGTTAAGCGATTCGCATCGCAGTCACTGCAGCACTTCCATAGACAAGCTCAAACTCGTCGACATCGGAACCCGTGCAGGTCTTCCAGGAGTAATTTTAGCCATTGCTCGACCAG ATTGGGATATAAACTTGTTAGAGTCTATGAATAAGCTATGCGTTTTCGTTGTTGGTGTTATTGGTTCCTCCAATATTCAAATGCTAAGAGGAAGAGCACAG AGTTTGGGGGAGAATCTTTGCTTCAGAGAGAAGTTTGACATTCCAGTAGCCAGGGCAGTTGCGGAGACCAGAATATTAG GACGAAGTTATGAAAGCTGA